A genomic stretch from Cuculus canorus isolate bCucCan1 chromosome 30, bCucCan1.pri, whole genome shotgun sequence includes:
- the LOC104063348 gene encoding microtubule-associated proteins 1A/1B light chain 3C, translating to MQPCDGSSRPFKQRKSLATRMHEVTEIRIKYPNKIPVVVERYQKEKTLPPLNRTKFLVSQDLPLSQFVVTLRTRLCLASSQTFYLLVNNKGLPNMAITMQELYQDNKDEDGFLYLTYASQEMFGSEPAAA from the exons ATGCAGCCATGCGACGGCAGCTCTCGCCCATTCAAGCAGAGGAAAAGCCTCG cCACCAGGATGCACGAAGTGACAGAGATCCGGATAAAATATCCCAACAAGATCCCG gtGGTTGTAGAGCGCTACCAGAAGGAGAAGACCTTACCCCCCTTGAACAGGACCAAATTCCTGGTCTCCCAggatctgcccctctcccagtttgtTGTCACCCTGAG GACAAGGCTCTGCCTGGCCTCCTCCCAGACCTTCTATCTGCTGGTGAACAACAAAGGGCTGCCAAACATGGCCATCACCATGCAGGAGCTGTACCAAGACAACAAGGATGAGGATGGCTTTCTCTACTTGACCTACGCCTCCCAGGAGATGTTCGGCAGTGAGCCCGCAGCTGCTTGA